One window from the genome of Pedobacter schmidteae encodes:
- a CDS encoding DUF4290 domain-containing protein, producing MNFEYNTTRSELILAEYGRNVQNMVKYIIELPDLEERNKYAQAVIDLMGFLNPHLRDVADFKHKLWDHLHIISGYKIDVDSPYPKPTPEDAMVKPQHIGYPQQRITYKHYGKTVEMMIEKAKEVEEPERRAAMVQGIANFMKMAYVTWNKDSVADETILKNLRELSGGQLQLDENVNLNKVEFKPQANRPSNNNNNRGRNNNKGRQNNNNRAARNNNSKQRH from the coding sequence ATGAATTTCGAATATAATACCACAAGAAGTGAGTTGATATTGGCCGAATATGGCCGTAATGTACAAAACATGGTAAAGTACATTATTGAACTTCCCGATCTTGAAGAACGCAATAAATACGCCCAGGCTGTAATCGATCTGATGGGCTTTTTAAACCCACATTTACGTGATGTAGCTGATTTCAAACATAAATTATGGGATCACCTGCACATCATTTCGGGTTATAAAATTGATGTAGACAGCCCCTACCCTAAACCAACTCCCGAAGATGCCATGGTAAAACCACAACATATCGGCTATCCTCAACAAAGAATTACCTATAAACACTATGGTAAAACAGTAGAGATGATGATCGAAAAAGCAAAGGAAGTGGAAGAACCGGAACGCAGGGCAGCAATGGTACAAGGTATAGCCAATTTTATGAAAATGGCCTATGTAACCTGGAACAAAGACAGCGTTGCCGATGAAACCATTTTAAAAAACCTGCGCGAATTATCGGGCGGGCAACTGCAACTGGATGAAAATGTGAACCTGAATAAAGTTGAATTTAAACCTCAGGCAAACAGGCCATCCAACAATAACAACAACCGCGGAAGAAACAATAACAAAGGCAGACAAAACAATAACAACCGTGCTGCACGCAATAACAATTCGAAACAACGTCATTAA
- the murA gene encoding UDP-N-acetylglucosamine 1-carboxyvinyltransferase, producing MNAFEIIGGKKLKGEIQPQGAKNEALQIISAVLLTDQKVTISNIPDIKDVNKLIELLGDMGVSIERLNKDTYTFQAKNINLDFFQSDIFKAKGGGLRGSIMIVGPLLGRFGKAAIPKPGGDKIGRRRLDTHFIGFEKLGAKFVYDNKKEFFNVDATNLKGAYILLDEASVTGTANIVMAAVLAKGTTTIYNAACEPYLQQLCKMLNRMGAKISGVGSNLLTIEGVKKLGGTEHRMLPDMIEIGSFIGLAAMTESEITIKNVCYSELGVIPDVFKKLGIKFELKGDDIFIPSQKHYVIESFIDGSMLTIADSPWPGFTPDLLSIVLVVATQARGNVLIHQKMFESRLFFVDKLIDMGAQIILCDPHRASVNGIDKKYKLRGISMTSPDIRAGVSLLIAALSAEGKSTIFNIEQIERGYQDIDTRLRALGAQIKRVEASAPTH from the coding sequence ATGAACGCATTTGAAATCATTGGTGGAAAGAAACTAAAAGGCGAAATTCAGCCACAAGGTGCAAAAAACGAGGCCTTGCAAATCATTTCTGCAGTTTTATTAACAGATCAGAAAGTTACCATCAGTAATATCCCCGACATTAAAGATGTAAACAAGCTTATTGAGCTTTTGGGAGATATGGGCGTAAGCATTGAACGCCTGAATAAAGATACCTATACTTTTCAAGCCAAAAATATCAACCTCGACTTTTTCCAGTCTGACATATTTAAAGCCAAAGGTGGTGGACTGAGAGGATCTATCATGATTGTAGGCCCACTTTTGGGACGTTTTGGAAAGGCCGCAATCCCTAAACCCGGGGGCGACAAAATAGGTCGCAGGAGACTGGACACTCATTTTATCGGATTTGAAAAATTGGGTGCAAAGTTTGTGTACGACAACAAAAAAGAGTTTTTCAACGTAGATGCCACCAATTTAAAAGGTGCTTATATTTTACTGGACGAAGCATCCGTAACGGGTACAGCAAACATTGTAATGGCTGCAGTATTGGCCAAAGGCACTACTACCATTTACAATGCCGCTTGTGAACCTTACCTGCAGCAATTGTGTAAAATGCTAAACCGCATGGGGGCCAAAATCTCTGGTGTTGGTTCTAACCTGCTCACTATTGAAGGTGTTAAAAAACTAGGTGGTACCGAACATCGGATGTTGCCGGATATGATAGAAATTGGTTCTTTTATAGGTTTGGCGGCTATGACCGAGTCGGAAATTACCATTAAAAATGTTTGCTACTCCGAACTAGGCGTGATTCCTGACGTATTTAAAAAATTAGGTATCAAATTCGAATTAAAAGGAGATGATATTTTTATCCCTTCGCAGAAACATTACGTAATTGAATCATTTATAGATGGTTCTATGCTAACCATTGCCGATTCTCCATGGCCGGGCTTTACCCCCGATCTGCTCAGTATTGTTCTTGTAGTAGCTACACAAGCCAGGGGAAATGTACTGATTCATCAAAAAATGTTTGAAAGCCGTTTGTTCTTTGTGGATAAACTGATAGATATGGGTGCACAGATCATTCTTTGCGATCCACACCGCGCTTCCGTAAACGGAATTGACAAAAAATATAAATTAAGAGGAATCAGTATGACCTCGCCAGATATTCGCGCAGGAGTTTCCTTGTTAATTGCCGCTTTATCTGCCGAAGGAAAATCGACAATTTTCAATATCGAACAAATTGAGCGTGGTTATCAGGATATTGACACCCGTCTGCGTGCCCTGGGCGCACAGATTAAACGTGTAGAAGCTTCGGCTCCAACGCATTAA